Proteins from a genomic interval of Cucumis melo cultivar AY chromosome 7, USDA_Cmelo_AY_1.0, whole genome shotgun sequence:
- the LOC127150220 gene encoding uncharacterized protein LOC127150220 — MPPRTGRRRRQNQDGMQGPTEGPSVGESSTLGVRGGAGNEQFARTTQEIGRTNRAEPSDPEKAYGIERLKKLGATVFEGSTDPADAENWLNMLEKCFDVMNCPEERKVRLATFLLQKEAEGWWKSILARRSDARALDWQTFRGIFEDKYYPNTYCEAKRDEFLGLKQGSLSVAEYERKYTELSRYADVIIASESDRCRRFERGLRFEIRTPVTAIAKWTNFSQLVETALRVEQSITEEKSAVELSRGTSTASGFRGREQRRFMPGINISSRQDFKNRSGGQASRNVSYGSVFQRQSQRIPSQPIRSTVRSQPGQESIASTVRRIPCTSCGRNHRGQCLVGAGVCYQCGQPGHFKKDCPQLNMTVQRDQGVGSQTIEQSRVSVVPTEGTSGARQKGVVGRPRQQGKVYAMTQQEVEDAPDVITGTILICNVPADVLFDPGATHSFVSSIFLTKLNRMLEPLSEGLAILLQLVTFYLLMRCYVIVKF; from the coding sequence atgccaccacgtactggtagacgacgccggcagaatcaggacgggatgcaaggtcctaccgaaggtccatctgtaggggaatctagtaccctaggagttcgaggtggtgcaggaaacgagcagtttgcgagaacaacacaggaaataggaaggacaaatagagcagagcctagtgatccagaaaaggcatacggaattgaacggctgaagaagttaggggctacagtgtttgaaggttccacagatccagctgatgcagagaactggttgaatatgcttgaaaagtgttttgatgtgatgaattgtcctgaggagcgaaaggttagattggccacatttttgttgcaaaaagaggctgaaggatggtggaaatctatattagcaagacgcagtgatgcacgtgctttagactggcagacttttagaggcatattcgaagataagtattatcccaacacatactgcgaagccaagagggatgaatttctggggttgaaacaaggatcactttcagtggctgagtatgagaggaagtataccgagctttcacggtatgctgacgttattatagcttctgagagtgacaggtgccgaaggtttgaaagagggttgcgttttgaaatacgtaccccagttacagccattgctaagtggacgaatttctctcagttagtggagactgcccttcgtgtggagcagagtataacagaagagaaatcggcagtggagcttagtcgtgggacttcaacagctagtggatttagaggccgtgagcagcggaggttcatgcctgggataaatatttcaagccgtcaagattttaagaatcgctctggaggccaagcatcgaggaacgtgagttatggtagtgtttttcagagacagagccagagaatacctagtcaacccattagatcaacagtaagatcgcaaccaggtcaggagtccattgctagtaccgtcaggcgaataccatgcacgagttgtggcaggaaccatcggggtcagtgtttggtaggtgccggtgtatgttaccagtgcggacagccaggacatttcaagaaagattgtccgcagttgaacatgacagttcagagagatcagggagttgggtcccagacaattgagcaatcgagagtttcagtggttccaacagagggcaccagtggtgcaaggcaaaagggagttgttggaagaccgaggcaacagggaaaagtctatgctatgactcaacaagaagtagaggatgcaccagacgttattactggtacgattcttatttgtaatgtacctgcagatgttttatttgatccaggtgctacgcattcctttgtttctagtatatttctgactaagttgaataggatgctagagcctttatctgaggggttagctatattactccagttggtgacgttttacttgttaatgaggtgttacgtaattgtgaagttttag